CTCATTATCGGGACTTAAAATATGTCCAACAAGCTGTATGGTGAGAGCCGCTTGTCCGAGTTGTCGATTCGTTCGACTCGTACGTGATTGTTACGCGCGCGTGACATCGCGTTACATCAATTTGGATCAGTTTTCAATCAAGTCTGTCAGTCGCCGCTAGTGTTCTGTTCTAGTTTTCTACTGTTTTATTCAAGTTTCTTCGTGTATTTCTTTGCTTCTCCGGATCAGAGGAATATTTGTAAGTTTACTTCATGCTGTGTTTCTCAATTAGTGCATCAGGCTCATAGAAATATTGTAATTatcatttatttcctttcagtCGAAccattgtttatttgttgtcattgtcattgCTGATCTTCAAATATCGACTTCAAATGCGTTCAGATTATCTCTTGATCACTTCAATTGTAGTCAAGTGGAACCGTTTTTAATCGTCTACGCTTTGGTGGTTACATCTTCTTGGTTGGGTTGATAAAGTAAAAGGGATACCTTAGTCTGGAGTCGTGTCAGGGggcgtagttactaaaacactgaaccagccaaaaccacccaaaatcaccaacaAATTCTCTCGCCCTTATGGTATTCTTCACACTAAGAGTCTCACGAAAAGTCAAAGCTTGCTCTCTCGCTGAAAACAGGCCAGCAGATATATTTTTGTCGAAAATAGAAGTACAAGTATTCAGCGGCGGACCGGAAACTAAATCTCTCGGCTTGTTTGCTATGTCAGAATCGCCACTCGAAAATTTATCCTTAGTTTTGACTTGACATCAGTTTGGgttgcaaaaatatatctgcTGGTCTGTTTTCAGCGAGAGAGCACGCTTTGACTTTTTGTGAGACTTTTAATGCGAAGAACACGATAAGGGCGAGAAAATTCCATGCATGATTGTCAACGTTATAGTCACGCAACATCACAGACGGCCATCTCGGCAAATATCACGCAAAGCGGTCGTATTAGGGTATATTGTAgctggttttgggtcgttttgggtcgttttgggtGGTTCCGTGTTTTAGTAATTCGCGTCAGGGGGTCCCTGGTAATTTATAATATTCggcgattttttttttcttttcacggGGTACATTCATTGTGTGCATAGGAAATTTAATGGGTAGCTTAATatatgaattaaaaaaaaaaggatggtgTGATGTTTCATCAAATTTGAGAGTACGAACATGTTATCTCTCCGCATCCAGTCCTCCCAtccaaaattgttttgcattttgggcgccaatttctgttgcaccATTATTTTAAATCAACTTTGTGCGCAATCCAGCGACCTTTGTAGCATGCATGTCCAATACTCAGGAAGTGAAACGACCCGAATACACGATCTGTCGACCCGAAAAGTGCATCTCATTAGAGGAAATCGTCGTACAGCTGTCCCCACGAATCGAACGATCGTACGATTTGTGAATCGCTCTTACGAGCCGTCTCCATTCGAGTATTGCATGTTATagtgcagtgccgtagcaagggtaatataagtgggggggcacgcaagtgctggagacgtgagccactagggggtctgggggcatgctcccccagaaaaatttgaaatctagagacttggaaatgctatttccagcgttctccaagagctatttatgatttacgcatatcgcgaattatttacttcgtacactgtcttagcaaaccaatgcgcattgagagtataacacttgcaacgtcaatttcaaaatagaaaaccaactatctctgtatcttgaaaccagcaaatgttattaaactgtctgagttgccttagaggcaaacgtagacttcatcggcaggtcttttttttgaaaacttcccaaacagttgccttataatattttattttaacattttatacaggtctgtttttgcctgttaggaaaaaaaactggggggggggggcacgggcccccctggcccctccccttgctacggcactgtagtGGCAGTATGTCGCTTATTTCTGTCAACCAGAAAAATGCATCTCAATAAATACTACCGTCGCACAGCTGTCCCCAGGAATCGATCGATCCGTACGATTCGTGAAACGCTTTGACGACCCGTGTCGATTCGACTATTGCATGTTGTTGTCAATTTATATGCCTGTTAATGTGTGCATGCGTCGTGGTCCAATTTGTGAATGAGCTGTTGTTCATAAGCATGAACACTGTAGCTCGGATCCTGCgctaacaaacaaacaaaagaaagtgtGTATGCCTCGTTCTAAAAGCCCGTGCCGACGAAGAAACAGGGGAAGTGCGGAAAGTGTGTACGCCTCGTTCTAAAAGCCTGTACCGAATAGCGAAAGCGTGTATACCTCAGAGCCTGcgccaaaaaagaaacagggGAAAGTGTGTATCCCTCGTTCTGAGAGCCTGTCCCGACGAACAAACAGGGGAAGTGTGTATAGCACGTTGTAAAAGCTTTCTAAGAGCCGGTGCCGGCATACAAGGATGCCTTATTATATCGCAATTACAACAAACATTGCTTTAGTAAAGAAAATTTCACCGTTCCGAAATACAATACCTTACATAGCAGTTCTTCAGTAAAAAGCATTAATTTAACTAACATACCAGCCCCTCGACAACTACTGCAAAAGAACTACCTTATTCGTTTCTCCGACTTTCGAATCATTAACCACTTTGCTCAGCAAATGGGCAGCCGTAAGGATGCAACTGTTTCACAGAAAACCAGAATGACATGTACATTGGCAATCTTTGGTGAAAAATCTCAAACGTTTGTCTGGCATAGGATCAATACCAGTATTAGAGGCCAAGTGTGGCAGTCAGTCCTGGATGGCAGCGAAAGCCTGAATCCGCGGTCAATACCCGCGGGACGTCGTAAAACCCACGGGACTGAAAAACGACGTAAATAGTATGCGTTCTGTCGAACGCAAATATGAGGAATCACTGCGTACCCATATCTTCCTGAGAGTTACATAGTTGGtgcataaaaacaaagaaaggacgACCCTATTGGATAAACCTAAAGCAAAAAACCTTAAAGTTCTGTACACGTCAATCATCCACTTTAGAAAACTAATCTAGTCGAATATAATTGCCTGTTAGGAAATTTGCATGGCAACAAAATTGTAATTTAGTGATGCGACTGTTAATCAATTTCTCATCGCCTgcaaatacaatttttttattataattccTCACACtctttttattgcttttaagGGAATCACTGGTTGGAGTTCGTCATCATATAATTAAAATGGTAGCCTCGACGTTTTCCAGAAGTTTTCTTGGATTGGCCGTTTTATCGTGCCTCTTTACAAGTAAGTAGTATGGCAACAGCAATTTCCTCTTCCTGCTCTCTCTCTTCAGTTTTACTTTAAACTCCAGACTTACTTCGTTTCCGTCAATACAATCAGTGGCGGATCTGGGAATATTTtaggtggggggggggggggggggggtgaatTGAAAGACTGGAACTTCAAACGAAACCTAATCTTAGAGCCTTGTCTCCAACAATGAAATCTTTATGACTAGTGTGAAATCTTTTTGGCACCAAGTCTGTCGTTAGATAGGGTTAGATAATTACCTGTGTTATATATGTTTCCAAAGCAGAATCAAGATAAGCGCTGTGACTTATCATAGTACTTGAAAATGGAATGAGCATTCAAAGCTTTGTTCAACGTCCAAGAACAAGCATTGTTCACCAGCTTACGCGTTTCCGCATGCGTGCCCTTACATCATCTTCAAAATGATCGAGATTTTGGTCGAAGACCTCGagattctttctttttgtttggttttggtttatcAGCATCCGTGACAATTGAAGAGATTGCTTTCGAAGCTGACCAATCTGTTCCTTAACACGTCCTTTGCACATATTAGCGTTCGAATGCTATGGAAGCAATGAACTGACTGTGATCTCTAACAAAGATTTCTGCCCCGACGAGTAACACTGTGATTTACTGCAACTATGCGATATATATTTTGGAAATGTAACAAGATTTCATATTTCAAGTGGATTACGAACACTTCACAATCTACAATGAATTCTCATCTGTCACAAGGAGTGCACGTGAAGTACTATTTCCTTTTATCTCTGCGTGTGCCTGTGCACGttcaaattaacaaaaacaaaaacaaaaacaaaaaactaagcaaaacagaaaaaaaaacatgaaaacaaaacaaggtcCAACATTATTCCCTACAGTTTGTCATGTGATATAATTCGACCAGTTAACTAGTACATATTGTTTTCTCAATACGGACCATGTTATACTCTAAACCAATTTTCAGgtcttttcataatttttagcTACACACGCATGTGCAGACGATGAAAGCTCAAAGGGAATCGTGACGCGGTCTTCATTAGGGAATCAAAATGTACAAGTGAAAGAGTGTCACCCATAATCTAAAGTGATGTTGTATATATCAAGCTTTCCTCAAACTAACGATACGTTTCTAATAAATACGTTATTGCTCCAAGAAATTTGGCAATTTTCTGTGAAAGtaattaatgtttttaaatATTACTTAATATATCGACTTCAAAAAGACGACGCCAATATGCCACGCTCGCGAAATCAATCTTTAGACTGTGATTTTGGATCTCTATCTTCGCTTGCAAAGAACTGTCACTTTCTCAATTTCCCTAAAAGCCTTCTCGTCTGCAACTGGTCAAAAATAttgaacattttgcattttaattcCCATTAATATTATCGCTCCCAACCCCAGGCCTTTGAACGCATCATCCCCGTTTCTAGGCTAAGTGGAATTCGAAATCAGTGTACTCATTGTGATAATCACTCCGAACATTCTCTATCCGAGTACAAAAACAGTTGTTGATACATTAAATATGGAAAGCAGATGCATCCGAAATAATTTGAGTAACCgctgatgaaaaagaaagagccatttagggcccgattacatggtgaatttcagctcGGACTGAAAattcgctccgcccaccgggctgaaatattgttacgattacatgctcaatttcagcctGGGCGCAAACACAAATTTCCACGACAAATTTACCGAGGTGcaaaaacacaatagatacgcatgctcgcgctcctttttcagcccgggctgaaaaaatgttaGCGAtgacatggatttttcagcccgtttggtcGGGCTGAAAATTCCAGCCGGTTTGAAGATACCGGGCTACGATTTttcgcccgggctgaattgcgccccgggctgaatccctctccatgcaatcgacaatttgattttaagaggatttgtttcagaagccgggctgaaatttcagcccggttagccgagctgaaatttcagcccgggatgaaatttgccatgtaatcaggcccttagtTCAGCAACGTCAGATGCGCGCAAAAACCTGTGTTTGAGAGAAGCTCTTAAGTCCTACATACTGGTAACATTAATCCTAACCTTAGAAATAACCCTTAGAAATAACTGACGCTAACACTTGTGCTACAAACTGGTATATTTTAAACTTGGGCTTAACCGGACAAAATACATGAGAATATAGTATCCATCTAATTAATTTATATTAGTTGAAAAAGActggaaacaaacaaattatagATTGTTTCATTAGCTAAGACATCATTGTGGCTTTCCTAGTCTTGAACAAACATGTCGAcatcaacaagaaaaaataaataaataaaaaaataaggaaaatggCGAGTTTGTAGCCagtgaagtattgttttgttatctGTCTATTTTCCCACGCGTTTCGTCTAGCTATGGTAGACTTCTTCAGGGAGTTTTACAATAACACATTaagtgcaccaacatggcggacattAATtctgtgacgtcacgtgaaaaccatctatcataaaaaaacaaaagaaacccGATTTTGGCTGCAGAAAAGTCAAGAGTGGATCCTATCACAGATATGTGGAAACTGTAAAACGATTACATCGTAGTTAGAAGTTATTGTAAGAAAGGACAACGGAAAAAGAAGTTGATGTAATGTTGAACGTTACACGCAAGAAAAGACTATAAGAAAGCTGACAGTTATaacattagggagttttagcgATGATGACGGGGCCGGCAAGAAAAACgccacttaaaaataaacacttgcgcaactgtggctattttgcgattaccccatcttgttcgcattttacaatgctaacgaagaaccctgcaactggatttgtctgagcgctgtcaaagtaaatacacagaacAAAAGATTAACGGGTGTATGCTCAAGTGTTtatcaaaacggtaaatgtggtaatttcacgttgttgttttgaggAGGAccgcacggacttgttcataagtgcgtgccgctcgtgtagcacgattatttttccacactcggccaatcaaattcttcctttttctttcctttttttttaataataatagtaaaatttaataaaaataatgtcaatgttataaataatatataaaaatatataaaatacaaaatttttataacaacaacctcattattcatttatattaaaaattcaacaaaagaaGCTATCGGCCTCtagaattaaaaaatttcagcAGTGAAGTATCTATATCAGTTGAGTCTGGGGAAGCCCTGCTTGACCCTTCACTATTTCTAGACACCTGTCCTATCTAAGTTCCTTCTTCTCGGGGTTCTCGATTCCCTTAGGCATGGGAGCGCGCTCTGTAAAATTGCAAAGGACACTTTCGCCCTGACCCATGAGATAGTtgtagtaatagtaataataataataacaatagtaataataataataataataataataataataataataataataataataataataaaatattgtgATTGCTAAAGAGCATGAAAAAGCCAAGAAAGTAGTCAGTAGCTAGCCAGGCCACAGTGTTTAGAAGAGAGCTCAATCTCTCCGAAGCACTGGAACCtgagaactgtcaaaacaATGCcaaaaatgtcaaacaaaaagcaaaacatcaGGCCCAAGTtcaattaaagcaaaaatgggAAGATAAATCAATGCATGGGCAATACCCAAAAAGAGTAAATGAGAAAGATGTGGACCATCAAATGACCAATCAGTGGCTTAAGTCAGGAGGGCTGAAGTCTGAAACGGAGGGCTTTATCATTGCTGCCCAAGACCAAGCCATTAAGATCAATTAATATCGCCGCAACATCCTAAACGAAAGTGCAGACCCAATGTGCACGATATGTGGTCAATACCAGGAAACCATTGATCATATCGTGGCAGGGTGCCCTGAGCTGGCCAAAACTGAATACCTACACAGACATGACAAAGCCGCCTCATACCTACACTGGAACATATGCAAAGAGCCAAATATAAACGTAgaagagaaatggtatgaGCATGAACCCCAAACAGTAACAGAAAGAGACAACATCACAGTCTTGTGGGATATATCAATACAGACAGACCGTGAGATAAAAGCCAACAGACCAgacattgtaataaaagacaaacaggagaaaagctgcctactcattgatatgtccatccctactgaaaagaacacttcagttaaagttactgaaaagctgtcaaaatacaaagacctcgaaatcgagattgagcgaatgtgggggatgaaggccacaacgatcccagttgtgattggagcgctgggactaataaaaaaaggcttggagaaatacaccaaacaaatcccgggtaacatcaaaattagtgaactgcagaagattgcactgctaggaacatctcgcatcctacgaaagacactctctatcaagacttctacctcattttagccctaggcccaaggaatgggctcggctattgtgttgtaaatgggcataaagttataggaaatagaataataataataataataataataataataataataataataaaaatcgTGTCAAGGAAGTGTTGAAAGAATGTGTGGAGGAAAAGCTTGAAAAGGAAGTAAGTGGATTAGAATGGCAGGGAAAGCTGCTGTTGAAAGGAAGTCTGATTCACAGTTGTGCAAGAATGGGTGTTTCAGTTGGTTAAGCAAATGGAAATCGTGCCCCTCGTACACTATTGCAGGTGCGTTTGAAATCTACGAGCAATTGTTGCCcacaaagttatattttagcaAAAAGACACACACGAGCTGTTCTGGGGATGTGAAGTGTAGGTCCCGCACATCCTGGCCGGGTGTACTGCACTAGATCAGAACAAGTATTTGTTTAGACATAACATGGCTTTAAAAGTCCTGTTCTACGAGATCTTACGTGAAAACCAAGATCTTCTTGAAGAAGTACCACCGTGGAACTCGCCAGTGATGCCAAAGCCGGTGTACAAGTCAGAACAAGTAGAAGGTTGGTGGGATGTACCTGTGTATGCAGATCATCAGGAGGTGCGAGCTAACCGAGTCGATGCGAGGGTTGTGAATCATGTGAGCAAGAAAGTCATGACCATAGAGATGAGTTGCCCATGGATTAGTAATCGAGAGAAGAAGAGCGAAGAAAAAACTATGAAGTATGGTCCACTAAGGTGGGAGTTGAAGGAGAAATATAAAGGATACGAGGTGCACcagtataacatcatcatgGATGTGCTTGGTGGGTGGTCGGAAGAGACAGAGATTAGTGTGCAACCATTGGTTGGGCGAAAGTCTACTCACGTCTTAGAGAGAATGCAGAAGGCATAATATCAAGATTGATAGAACAGCCATGGACAGTTATCGGCATAAGTTTTAGACACCTAGATTATGatttttatatatgtatatatatattttatttattttttattattttaagtttcgcTTAGCTCACAAGATACGCTATGCGCCCTGTGTTGCTTTTTGACACTGTGCATACAGATAGTTTtactgcataataataataataataataataataataataataataataataataataataataataactataataatattaataatccCAGGTAATCGATTTTAAAACctgtttgtcatttttgttttctcagtaGCCGCTTGTGTTGTGACTTCATGTCCCAGTCCTAGTGTAATGTACGCTTCAAAAGGCGATGACGTCACTCTTTGCTGGAGGCTGCCTGAAAGTCATACAAAAAAGTACCTATCCCGCATCACTGTTGTGACATTATCCCGACCAGTGGATGAAGAAATGATGCCAATAGCAACGGCAAACCAAACAGGACACCTTGTTCGAGAATTTAAAAAACACCATAACGGCTTGTACTTTGGCAGAGTGAAATTGCGCGCCGATTTGAAGAAAGGATTTTTCTACTTTACAATCTTGAACTACATCAGCAAGTTGGGGAATATCTACTGTGTGGAATTCCAGATGACTAATGTAAATGACATAAAAACATGTCATGTAACCTCGATAACCGTGCGAGATTATCCTGGTAAGAAGAAGTAGTTCTAAGATTTTATGATCAGTGGAGAATTTGGTCTGTTCTCGTTGTGAAGATTTCATAACTTTAATTTCCATTCTTTAATTTGCAATTGAGCCCAAATATTATCACTTCCCTTCAAATTTTCGACGAGGGAAAACGTTAAGTGACGGTAACAAGATGATCACCACAAAAAGATCGTTAAAGTTTCAGATATGTCCTCATAAAAAGCAAAGGTTAATGGCTCGTGGCCGGCTGCTTCATTAATCGCGAGCTGAAGTCCGACTACGGTCATCAGCTGGAATTATTCCCGGTGGTCCCTGTTTAAATTCCTCGGTTACGAGGGGTTGAACCTGTTCATAGTGAACTTCTCTTcttcctgccagttgggattcttagtctgttaagtttatttcactCATTTGGTTACATCGATACTTCAATTTAGTTAGTGCAAACTTGCTGTTTCAGTTAGCTCAGGGCGCTACCGCTATAAATGTGACAGTTTTATGCCTCGTAGATGTATTTTAAAAGATACATCACTGAGGGAAGGTTCAATTAGCTCAAACCAAGTCAAAGTTAAAATTAGCCTGAATTCAGCGAGCGGAAGGGGTGGCTGAAATCACAGTTATCGTAATATACGATGCAATATAGTGCAGCTTTAAaggaaatgaatttttatGTAACATAATGTTAggttttcaaaagaatatggatttctagtttctaaagaaaatgtGGTGCGGCGTCGGTAGAAGAGtgaaacaaatttgtttttacaaaCGAATTGATAAAGATTAatttaccaccgtgaaagatatAGAAAGCTGACTTTCTAAGCGTTGGCCCTACGTCAAAGCCAATACAGGAATTTAGAGGTGTTGTACGTTCATATGGGGGTgtggaggagctttgccattggtggaaatatggtgagatgaatttgtgaacaaattagtggaatgagaggggTTTATTGATCCCGTGAGTatagagtgtacccagttaaAAGATGGGTACACTCTATTATCATGGGACACGGGATCAACGCCTCTAATTCCACTAGTTTAcctcaactgggtacactctatCCTCAGAAGATCAATTAGCAATACCAACGTGAAGGCACCACGGGCCATTATATACCCATAATGACCCGTTTGTGACAGTAGTGAAACATACCACAGGATATTGTCAGCCAGTCTATTGTTGGACAGTTAGCCAGCAGTGTAACACGgttgtttccatttttccaTCAGGTGATGAATTCTTCAGTACTACCTCGGCAGTTAAAGCATCAGCAACCAACGGTAAGAGACGAGTCACCTAAAATGAGAATAAATTGTAACTGTCATCTAATGAGACAAATAATGATTCTTTTAATAATGGAACTGATCGGAAATATGCGATCCAACGTACTGGCATTCCTGTCAAGTGCTTTCAGTAAGAGGCGATTTTAAGGCTGTCACAGAAGTCCTTTCATATTTTCAGTTCACTTTGTTAAGCCACATTATATAAATTACATAGGacagcatgagaaaaaaagctgGTACACGACAAGGGAGCCCAGAAGAAACCATGGGGCTTATAGGACCTTGATCCCCTCGTTACAAGAAAAATATACATAACAGAAAGAGCCTACACGGAGTACTGGACTATACATGCTGCACAGCTCAATTACCATGAGATATAACAAGATGTGTTCCTTATTTTAGGCTAGTAGTAAGAAGAGGAAAGCATTAAAGTTCAGTTGATTAATAACATGTCAAAAGACTTTTAATCTTAGATTGAAAATAATACCAGGCCTTTGAAGGAGCTTTCGAATGTCCGAACTCAactttttgagaaaaaaaagtaacattttAAACGAATTGTAAAATAGGCAGCCATCACGAGGTCAATGCCATATCCCACACAAAGGCGTCGAAAGTGCCGCCTGTGCATGAGGATTATATTAATAACTATATCATCCAGCGCAAGTGATATGGTTGGAGTCACAATATGTCACAGAGTCACAACATGTTGACATCCTAATCAATGTTTACATTTATTTCCttacatttttgttattgttcctTTTAGGAGGGCGTGCGTCAGATCGTCAAACGTACAAGATCCCGTTTATCGTTACAGCGACCGTGGTTGGCATTTTAGCTATCCTCTAAGCTGTTGTATTTGTGTTGTATTGTAGAGTAAGCCAAAGAAAATGATTCAACGTACTTCAACTCTTCAATGTTTGGACAAAAAACTATTTCATTAAGGAAATgctaacaataaaaatttatgTTGTGATTTCCGCCAATATGCATTAATTGAACAGAAGAAATTTATATAAAAATGGAGTTCAATTCCCCGAGGATTGTTTTGATCCACCAACATGGTCGCTGTCTCTTTGTTTAAGTCCTCTTGAAAACGACCAACAAGTATTAACAAGAAGACTTTTTGGCTTTCAAAACTGGGTTGATTATGATCCACCATTATCAAAAGTTGTCGCCATAAAACGGCAATGAAAacttcacaatttttttgtttgtttgtttgttttgttttgcttttattttgctgTTATTTGTATGTATGAAGCCCTTTGTTGGTTTGTTAATTCGTCTGGGTATAAATACGGGCCACGGgcttttttttcaatagtCCTGAAACCTTTTCGGGCCCGGAAAGCTTGAGGCAACAGGTACTCCCATAGATCAGCTCTATGGGTATGTCCCGATGTGAAAGATATGGTTCTCAAGTTGGAGCCCATGACGTATCTCTTCATCTGTAGAACTATCTCTTCCGCAGGAGATATACATTTACATTAATTCGCAGCCTTTGCGTatgttttcacttttttgtctttgtgtggCAATAATTTCATTCTGATTGGGCATTCTAAACAGTGCGTGAGGAGGCGAAAACTTCTTGGCGTTCTGACAACAGAAAGATACGTATAGGCGCAAAGGTTAACTCAAAGGACTTGTATAAGAGACGGGCAAGCTCCTAGTCATGCAGGTTcttgttttcaagaaattttgtctgggATAAGGTAGGAATTTTTTTGCTTAGTCCAGTATAGGGTTGCAAAATGGCCGGCGGCACAGCCCCGCCCAAAAGTATATAGAATATTTACTCCCGTGATCTGAAGACGGATGATCGGTCTGTTGGCCGGTACTTATATATCTACGAATTAGAAGTCGAACTAAAGCTGTTTGCCATACTTCGTCCCAAACGTATCAGGTATCCGTCCCCTGCATTTATTTGGACCGGACACAGTTCTGCCAGACGGATGACTCGTCCTGTCTCTATAAATCGAGCCATTCTTATTTGAAAATGAGGCCATCGCCTCCTATGGAGAGCAGCATTCTGGGAAGAGACACAAACAGCCCAATTAAAGATGATGCCAATCCTCAAAGCGCACCGAGAGAGACAACATATTTGGCCCATGATCCACCTTTCAATGCGAACACCTTGGGTAACGCTCCTCCCTCTGGTGGAATGTTGTAGGGGTACATCAGAGTCAAAACGCCTGATACGCCAAAATAGGCCAGGAAACAAATACCTGCCAAAAATAAGGCAACTATTGAAAGCAATCTTTCTTCCTTCCCTCGGGGTCTGATGTCGCTGCATTTAACGAGGAATACGTTTCCACATATTTTTGGCCACTTCTGGAGGGTGGTTTTAGTAGTTTTTTGTACCTGCAAACTGGTGAACTGGCAATCTTCAGAAAAACGTCGGATGATCATTAACCTAACAATGTTTTATACTATCAATCTCATCAACTTATCTTTTCGAAGAGAAATTGTACCAGGCTTTCTCAGGAGACTACAGCTAATCATATGTTATTCTCGTTTATCACGTGACCTCAtagcggccatgttggtgttcctaaacaaagaaacggcggcgtTGGCGTCCCAAACTAATCCTCAGGTAATAGAACTATAATCTTatgcaaaagtttttttttgtttttttttgtttgcttgtttgtttgttcgttCGTTTCGGTTGAGAAACATGGCCACTGATCAAGTGAATCAAAACCAAGAATTGGTACGGGCGAACAGCACAAGAgtcaaaatgttatttttagcTTTTCCAAATGGGCTCTTGATTTCACAAAGCATTGGGTGTAAAGATGCAAGACAATCGTGCCGCACGTGTACGTTCCTTTGCCGTGCTTCTCAGATCAGTCATTTGATAGAAAAAAAGCAGATATTTTCTTGAAGCGTGTAAGTTGTTCCAAAAATGGCTTCATCTATGTGGGTGTATCTTCCACTATGGAAGATGCACTAAAATGTAGGCGTCGTTGACTTTCAGG
This sequence is a window from Acropora palmata chromosome 9, jaAcrPala1.3, whole genome shotgun sequence. Protein-coding genes within it:
- the LOC141893091 gene encoding uncharacterized protein LOC141893091 encodes the protein MVASTFSRSFLGLAVLSCLFTIAACVVTSCPSPSVMYASKGDDVTLCWRLPESHTKKYLSRITVVTLSRPVDEEMMPIATANQTGHLVREFKKHHNGLYFGRVKLRADLKKGFFYFTILNYISKLGNIYCVEFQMTNVNDIKTCHVTSITVRDYPGDEFFSTTSAVKASATNGGRASDRQTYKIPFIVTATVVGILAIL
- the LOC141893087 gene encoding uncharacterized protein LOC141893087 is translated as MSLHLTRNTFPHIFGHFWRVVLVVFCTCKLVNWQSSEKRRMIINLTMFYTINLINLSFRREIVPGFLRRLQLIICYSRLSRDLIAAMLVFLNKETAALASQTNPQEVTFGPQERGHQDDLSETVEDGKEDDAGKCGDREVTSSVLQNVMESVA